The DNA segment CTGCTCTTTTAGAGCCAATTGTTGCCTCTCCAGCTCAAGAATCCTGTGTTCCATTTTCACCAAAATCTTCTTTCAGAGCCATTATCTTTCTATTGAAACCGTTTTGCTCCTCCATTTTCTTTAGTTGTGTATCTTTAAGAGCCACCAGTTTGTTGATCCTTGCCAGGGGCGCTGAAACATCGAAACCATGTTTCTCTAGCTCGGCGAAGGAAACCTTGAGGCTATCTAGTTGGCTCATGGAAACGTCAGGTTCAAGATCCTTAAAGTTCTCCAATAACCTTAAAGTTCTTCACTTTCCCCAACCACTAGGCTTAAATGAGGATTTTGTGGTGGTGCTCTCTAGAAGACTTCCATTGTTTCAAGTTCCTTCCAGAGATGTGACTTTTTCGCAAAAGGCAAAACCATGGTTGTGGCCTCAACACCAGGAGTAGAAGAACTAAGGTTATgttctcttttcctcttttgaTTGTTGTTAACTTCTCCGCTGCTCTCCTGCAACCAACCGTGAAACCATTTAAAAGGAACCTTAGTTAGTGCATACAAGTGCTTAGAAAGTAAGAGTGCCAATGCTGAAGCAAAGATAGATTTAGCTTTACATTCTCTTGTGTTGTATGGTTTCCCAAGCCACTCTGATCACTCACCGGCTGAACAGAGATTTCCTCAGTTCCCGCAGATCTGGCCGGGGAAGGGGCTAGAGATGAAACTGATTCAGTTGCTgaaaaacaagaacaagaacatcCATATTACATTTGCAGATAAATTGAACAAGAATCAAGAACATTCATTTCATCTGCTGTTACTATAATGGCACTGCACGTATCATTGATTGATCTCACTCAGCCTTTTTATCCAACTCTTTGGTTAAGCAAACAATGAGAGTTAAGACATACCAGTTTCACTGAGCTCTTTCTCTCCATTTTCCCCAGAGCTCAGAGACATTTGAGGAGTGATGGCAGCATTTACTTCACTAGTGTTTTGCTGAAAAGGGAAACAACACAACACTCTGAGTTATAAATCAAACAAGAACCGCACACAAAGTTGACTGAAACCAGAGAAACTAACCAAGACCAGTGTGGTTATTGACTCCCCTGAAGGCCTTAGAGCATCGTGTTTGAACACCAAAGACTCGTTAGTAGCATTCAAACACACAGTGTACCTATTCTCACAGAGGAGACTCGTCACCGTCCCTGAACGCCATCCCGGTTCAAGAAACACTTCAACAGACTCCATCAATCCATAGCTTCTTTCAACAGAAACATGGACTGGTGTGAGCCTAATGCTGCTTAAACCAACGGTCCTGTTTGGTTTTGGTGTTTCACCATCATCCCAGCTAATGTGCTTGAAAGGCTTGACAATGAAACTCTTCTTATCCCCCATCACCTTAACAATCACCGATGGTACCCACACATCaacctcatcatcatcatccgtGTCATTCACTTCCACCATGGTTCCACAGCTAAATGTTAATGTCTTATATAGAAATCTCTTCaataacccaaaaaaaagaaaattaagaaaTAATGAGAAACCACATAAAcacacaagaaaagaaaaaaagcac comes from the Brassica rapa cultivar Chiifu-401-42 chromosome A01, CAAS_Brap_v3.01, whole genome shotgun sequence genome and includes:
- the LOC103872689 gene encoding DUF724 domain-containing protein 8 isoform X2, which produces MVEVNDTDDDDEVDVWVPSVIVKVMGDKKSFIVKPFKHISWDDGETPKPNRTVGLSSIRLTPVHVSVERSYGLMESVEVFLEPGWRSGTVTSLLCENRYTVCLNATNESLVFKHDALRPSGESITTLVLQNTSEVNAAITPQMSLSSGENGEKELSETATESVSSLAPSPARSAGTEEISVQPESSGEVNNNQKRKREHNLSSSTPGVEATTMVLPFAKKSHLWKELETMEVF
- the LOC103872689 gene encoding DUF724 domain-containing protein 8 isoform X1, with translation MVEVNDTDDDDEVDVWVPSVIVKVMGDKKSFIVKPFKHISWDDGETPKPNRTVGLSSIRLTPVHVSVERSYGLMESVEVFLEPGWRSGTVTSLLCENRYTVCLNATNESLVFKHDALRPSGESITTLVLQNTSEVNAAITPQMSLSSGENGEKELSETATESVSSLAPSPARSAGTEEISVQPVSDQSGLGNHTTQENESSGEVNNNQKRKREHNLSSSTPGVEATTMVLPFAKKSHLWKELETMEVF